A region of the Acinetobacter defluvii genome:
TCAGTAAATCACAAACTTTACGATAGGCTGCTGATTCACCTACCGCTTTAAACATGGTGTAATCTGACTCAGCATCAGTATAAATATTTTGTTTGAGTGTATTAAGTTCAGCTTGTAGAGCGATAATTTCATCCGAAACAGGATCGGGTGACATGAATTGAATCAGTTCATCGGCATTTTCCCATTCCCCTAAAGGTTTACCTACAATGCGGCAACACTCATCACTTTGTGCCACACAATGCGTTTCTTGGTAAATAATGGTTTGTCCCATCACAAAACTGGTATAACCACACGCATAACCCAATAACATCCAACACGATGGTTCTTCCGCTACCCCAAACTCATTTAGATGCACTTCAGCTTCAAAAGAATTTCTCCAGTTAAAATCTGCATAAAATTTTTTTAAATCATGGCTAATATGCAAATCATTCACTTCAACATGTACCATGCCACGAATTCCATGCATTTGCGGCCCTGCCATAAATGCATCTATTTCATTTAAATTGGGTCGTAATTTTGAAGTCACTTGCGCATCACGCATACCCGCCTGATAGCCACAGCGTATAAAAAAGCGTTTGGTACGTTCCCACCCCAACATTTCATATAAATCTTTACGTAGATAGCCCATCATATTGGTGTGCATTAACAACATACGATTTTCATCAAACCAAATTTGACCATTCTCAGTATCAAAATGGATTTTATCGAGCAAGTCTTGAATATCTTTATTATGCTCAAAATAATGTTTATACAACTTTGCATCTTTGGCTTGAGGCATGGCTCATTTCCATCCTTGGCTAATGTCCACCTATGATCATACCGAATTATGGAGCAGAATAAATATGCTCTTAAAAGCATAACAGCATACCTTTTGAGTATGATCACATGCTTTTCTACTTTCCCTCTATCAATATACGATTTTATCTTGCTTATTTTTGAGATTCAAAAAGAAAATTCAAAGAAAATCATCATGAATTTATTTTTAGATTGAAAAGCAATACTTTAAAACCTACATATTATTTTTCTTAATTTTAGCATTGTATTTTTTAATTCATCAAAACATGAAAACCTCAAAAACAGTGATTCACCAAATGATGAAATTATTCTGATCAAATTGATCAAGATTTTATTTAAAAATAATAACCATTTGAAAAATATAAAAATTATAAAGTTGGCACGCTTTTTGGAATATACATAACAAACGCAAGGTTGCGTCACTGACAAGAAGTTAGTGCAGAGATAGAAGGATGATCGTTATGCATCAGACACAACAAGACCAACTCACCAAATACATTCGTATTACAGGTGATCGTCATGCCAAATTTGTTGAATTCGATTTTGCGATTCACGATCCAACCTTATTTGTCGAATTGGTTTTACCACAAGACGCTTTTCAGCATTTTTGTGAGATTAACCAAGTCGTAGAAATGACCGAAGAACAGCAAGCTTGGAATGACGCACAGGAAGACAAATGGCGTTATGGCGTCGAACCTACTGTCCTCAACCCAGCCCAACCTCATGTAGATCAAGACGATCATGCTTAAGTCCATACGGAGATCAAGATGACTTTAGAAATTAAAACATCGAACCTAGCGCCAATTCGCCAAACTTACGCGTACATTGAACGCCGTTTTGGTAATAAGCCAGCAACACGCTATCAAGAAGTAAGTTTTGATGTACAGGCAACCACCAATTTCCATTATCGTCCTTTATGGAAACCTGATAAGACCTTGAATGATAAAACCCATACTGCCTTACAGATGCAAGATTGGTATGTGTTTAAAGACCCTCGTCAGTTCTACTACGGCGCTTATGTACAACATCGTGCACGTTTACAGGATACCGCTGAAAGTAATTATGCGTTCTTTGAAAAGCGTTTCCTTGTTGAAAATATCAGCGAAGACGTAAAGCAAAAAATTATTACTTGCTTACTGCCATTCCGCTATGTCGAGCAAACAGCAAATTTACACATGATGTCAGGCAGTGCTTATGGTTATGGCACAGTGATTACTCAAGCCTGTATTTTTGCTGCCATGGATCGTCTTGGTATGGCGCAATACATTTCACGTATTGGCTTGGCACTGGATGGCAATACAGGTGAATCTTTACAACAAGCCAAAGAGGCTTGGATGAATGATGCAGCTTGGCAACCGCTTCGTAAATTATGCGAACAAAGTTTGACTGAGCAAGATTGGTTCAAACTCTATGTACTGCAAAACCTATTGATTGATAGCTGTATCCAAAGCCTTGTCTATGGACAGTTTGATCAATACTTAGTTGAAAATGGCGCACGTGATGTGGCAATGCTGACCGAATTTATGCAGGACTGTTTAACCGATTTACGTAAATGGTCTGATCCAGTATTTAAGCTTGCCATTGCTGAATCTGAGGAGAATAAAGCCTTGATTCAAGGCTGGATTGCTGAACTATTGCCACAAGTTCAAGAAGCGTTTAGTGCATGGGCAGGTCTTGCTTTAGGCGATAGCAATATTGAACAAGCTGTTGCACTGATCACAGAGCGTAGCAAAAAAGCGGGTTTAGCTGATATTTAATATTGCATAAGGAATTGCACCATGACTTCAAAAGTTTATTTAGCGCTACAAGACAACGATACCTCTCGCTACATCATCGAAGCGATTGAACAAGATAATCCCGATGCAACGATTCAATATTTACCTGCCATGATCCGTGTGGAAAGTGAAACAGGTTTGATCATTCGTGCAGAAACGGTGTCTGAAAAACTCGGACAAGATTGGGATATTCAAGAGTTACAACTGAATATGATCACGCTGGGTGGCAACGTCGATGAAGACGATGACACCTTTACCCTGAAATGGAACTAAATAGCCTTAAAACAAAGCATTTCAATGATTGAACAGGATGATCAAAATGAATACTGATGTTAAAAATACAAAAACAGCGACGAAAACCGCAACCAAAAAGCTGAATGCCAAAGACCGCTATCGCATGCTGACCCGTGATCTGGATTGGGACTTTTCCTATGCAGATCGTAAAGATGCCTTTCCTTATGAGGAATTTGAAGGCATTAAAATCACGGATTGGTCAAAATGGGAAGATCCGTTCCGTTTAACCATGGATTCATATTGGAAATATCAGGCTGAAAAAGAGAAAAAACTCTATGCCATTTTCGATGCTTTTGCACAAAATAATGGGCAAATGAATGTTTCCAATGAACGCTATTTAAATGCCATTAAACTATTTTTAACTGCCGTTACACCTTTGGAATATCAAGCGTATCAAGGCTATGCCCATGTAGGTCGTCAGTTTAGCGGAATCGGTGCACGTATTGCTTCACAAATGCAATCTATTGATGAATTACGTCATGTGCAAACTCAAATCCATGCCATGAGCCACTACAACAAATTCTTTGATGGCTTCCAAGATTGGTCACACATGCATGACCGTGTATGGTATTTGTCTGTACCGAAATCATTCTTTGAAGATGCGCGTTCAGCAGGTCCATTCGAGTTTTTATTGGCGATCAGCTTTGCCTTTGAATATGTATTGACCAACTTATTGTTTGTTCCGTTCATGTCTGGTGCGGCTTACAACGGCGATATGGCAACCGTGACTTTTGGTTTCTCAGCACAGTCTGACGAAGCACGCCATATGACACTCGGTTTAGAAATTGTCAAATTCTTACTTGAGCAACATGAAGACAACGTACCAATCGTTCAAGAATGGATTGATAAATGGTTCTGGCGTGGTACTCGCCTACTCTCTATCGTCGGCATGATGATGGATTACATGCTTCCAAATAAAGTCATGTCTTGGAAAGAAGCATGGGAAACTTATTTTGAAGAAGCAGGCGGTGCATTATTCAAAGACTTGAGCCGTTACGGTATTCGTATGCCGAAATACTCAGAAGTGATTGAAAAAGAGAAAGAACACGTTTCGCATCAAGCATGGTGGATTTTCTATAACTTCGGTCATGCAGCTGGCTTCCATACGTGGATTCCAACGGATGAAGAAATGGATTGGTTATCTGCGAAATACCCTGACACCTTCGATAAATACTATCGTCCAAAATGGGAAATGGCACGTAAATTAGAAGCTGAAGGCAAACGTTTCTATAGCAACGGCTTACCACAATTGTGTCAAATCTGTCAGATTCCAATGACCTTTACGGAAATGGATGGCGACCAAACCATGTTTAGTTACCGTGACAGCATTTATAAAGGTGAGCGTTATCACACTTGTTCAGATGGTTGTCATGACATTTTCGAACGTGAACCTGAGAAATACATCCAAGCATGGTTACCTGTGAACCAAATCCTACAAGGCAACTGTGGTGGTCCAGATTTAGAAACGATTTTACGTGACTATTACAACTTTAATGTTGGTGCGGACAATTTAGATATTGAAGGTTCACCAGACCAAGAACGTTGGAAAAAATGGAAAGGTGCATAAGCATCATCAGGAATAAAAGATGAAGTTCATTGCTGTGTCAGCCATTTTCAACGCCACGCACAGCATGCGCTTCGCTCAAGGAATTTAGGAGTATTCTCATGCCAGTACAAGCAATCCAAGACAATTATCAATTTGAAGCTCTTGATCAACAAAAAAATTATGGCGATAACATGCTGTTATTTATTGGTTGGGATCACCATACCCTTTTTTGTTCAGCGCATGCTTTTGTGGTGTCACCACAACAAACTTTGCAAGAATTGATTGACCAACAAATCGCTGGGGGATTCAGCCAACATCCTGAATTTGCAGAAATCGATTGGTCAACTGTGCAATTTACCTTAAACCGTGAAGCACTGAATGCTGATTTTTCTAAAACATTGGCAGAACAAGGCTTCGATCATAAATCTCTTTTACGCTTTGTCACGCCGAATTTAACGGGTTACAAAGGCAGTCATGTTTAAGGGAGTACGCGGATGAGTTATCAAGTTACCATTGAACCAATCGGTACCACGATTGAAGTCGAAGAAGATCAAACCATCCTTGATGCAGCTTTGCGTCAAGGGGTTTGGCTCCCTTTCGCTTGCGGACATGGCACATGTGGTACGTGTAAAGTACAAGTGACTGATGGTTTTTACGATGTTGGTGAAGCTTCTCCTTTTGCACTGATGGACATTGAACGTGAAGAAAATAAAGTTTTAGCCTGTTGCTGTAAACCTGAATCTGACATGGTTATTGAAGCGGATATCGATGAGGATGAAGACTTCTTAGGCTATTTGGTTGAAGATTACCAAGCTAAAGTCATTGAAATTAAAGACCTGTCACCAACCATCAAAGGCATTCGACTTCAAATTGATCGTGCGATGCAATTCCAAGCGGGTCAATATGTAAATATCCAATTGCCGAATATTGAAGGTACACGTGCATTTTCAATCGCCAATTCACCCAATGAAGAAGGCGTAATCGAGCTGCATATCCGTAAAGTCGAAGGCGGTGCAGCCACGACTTATGTACATGAAACTCTGAAGCAAGGCGATGAACTGAATATTTCAGGCCCTTATGGACAATTCTTTGTGCGTAAGTCTGATGATCGTGGCGTGATTTTTATCGCAGGCGGTTCTGGTTTATCAAGCCCACAATCGATGATTTTAGATTTACTTGAAGCGGGTGAAACAAGGAATATTTATTTATTCCAAGGTGCACGTGATGTTTCAGAGCTGTATAACCGTGAAATTTTTGAAAATCTGGTTAAAGAGCATGCAAACTTTCACTACATTCCTGCATTGAATGCGCCTAAGACAGAAGATGCTTGGACGGGTTTCACAGGTTTTGTACATGAAGCGGTTGCTAATCATTTTGAGAACAAATGCAGTGGGCATAAAGCCTATCTATGTGGTCCTCCACCAATGATTGATGCAGCCATTTCAACACTGATGCAAAGCCGTTTATTTGAAAAAGACATTCATACCGAACGCTTCTTGAGTGCGGCAGATGGTGCAAATGGACAGTCTCGTTCAGCGTTGTTTAAGCATATCTAAGTTTTTTATTTTTTATCAAATGAAAGCGAAGTTTCACATGAAGCTTCGCGATTATTTTCCGTGACATTCACAAGTTAAAATGGATTTATTGACAATTTTTATGCTCTACAAAACCAACTATCGGACCTAAATTAAACCGATGATCACTCCGCCCTGCTTGTGGAATATAGGCACTCGACACTGAGCCATCCAAATACAGCGCCTGATCGATTTTTAAGTCTTGTTTAAAGATTTGTGCAAAATCATAAAAATTGATCCGTTCACGGCTAATCACAAAGTAAAGCTGATTATTTTTAATACCTACCCCATTCCTAATTTTTAAAGAATCAGACCGAGGTAAAAATTGGCTGTTAATTTTGCCATCAATGACCAGCATCGGTCCGGATTGTGTTGCATATTCAGCTTGAAAAGCTGACTGTGCATAGTTTTGTGTGGTTTGAATGGTTGCCCGTTTTTTATTCCAGGCTAAAACACCATTCGGTTGCATTAAGAAATTACCAAAGCCTTTGGTTTGCATATTGAGTTTAGAGAATTGTTTCGATTTTTCAATGTATAAGCCCACTGGAGAATAGTCTGCATGGTACATTCCAGCATTCATTGCAAAACTTAAAAACTGACATATGGGTAAATCTTTTGCGATAGCTTTGATTTTGTTATAAGGTTGTTGCTTGGCATTATTTAAAAATAATTGAAGCTGATCCAACTGTTGAATATGCACCACATCTGCAATAATTTTTTGATTTTTTTCGATTTTAATATATTCAGTTGTTGCCTGAACATTTGCAGTAGAAAGTGCAAATAGCGAAAAAACACCCAATACACCACGTTCAGCCTTATTTAAAATTTTCATTTTTAAACCATTGTTTATTTCCATCAATCATACTGATAAAAATTATGCATGAGTAGAATTCAAATGTTGATTTATAAATCTTTACTTAATTGTTTAGTTTACCTCTACATTTTTATTGGATCTTGACTATAATGTCATTCATCTTTATAAAATACAGCTGTATATTTTTTATTAGAACAAAGGGAAATATGCAAACAAAACGTTTTGTTCGGTATCCAATCGGAGCACATCTGATTGTAAAAAATTTAGGTTATAGTCATCATGGTATTTATGCAGGTAAAGGTCGAGTAATTCATTACTCTGGTTTTGCCCATTTCTTTAAAAAACAACCCATTGAAATTACAACGTTAGATAAATTTGCACGAAATCGTAAAATAATGATTCGCTCATATGATCAACCTAAATTCAAAGGTCGTCATATTGTTCGTCGTATGCGTAGTCGTATGCATGAAAATAATTATCATTTAATTGTCAATAATTGCGAACATTTATGTACTTGGGCAATTACAGGCATTGAAAGCAGCCCGCAAGTCGTCAAAATGATGCATCGCCTTACCACCATTGGTTATGTGAGTTCAATCATGACGTACATGAATGGTTTGTTTATTACCCTTGCAACCACTTGTTTTGCATTGGTCTTATATATAAAAATGAAACTTCGTGAACGGGCAAAAATGGATTTAACCACCTATTTGTCTTTGCGAGAGCAACATTCTAAAAAATAATATTGAATAACTTTAAGATGATTTTTTAGGCTAAAGTAAAAGTACATTACGATAGTCAATTAAAATCATTGATCATAATAGTTCAGTACAATTCCTTATAACTGATAAGTTAAAAATCGACAGGCTGTAAATTTCATGCTAATCAAGTCTATCAAAAATATCTAAATAAAATATATTTTCAATAATTTATAACAATGACGTAGTCTTTAAAGTACTTTTTAAAACATCACCACAATATAAAAAGCCCTATCCAAAGATAGGGCTTTTTCGATAGCAATTATTTCCCAGGTTTAAAACTGTCTTTTAAATCTAAAATACGGTTAAATACTGGTTTTTCGCCAGTATGATCGTATTGATCAGCAACAAAATACCCTTCACGTTCAAATTGGAAGCGATCTTCAGGTTGTGCCTGTGCTAAAGCTGGCTCAATCACGGCTTGTAAAACTTTTAAAGAGTCTGGATTTAAATGTTTCAAGAAGTCATCATCTACATCAGGTGCAGCTTCTGTGAATAAACGGTCATAAACACGTACTTCCGCAGCAATACCTTTGCTTGCAGAAACCCAGTGGATCACCCCTTTCACTTTACGCCCTTCTGGATTTTTACCCAAAGTTTCAGGGTCAATCGAACATTTTAGTTCAACAACTTCACCATTTGCATCTTTAATCACTTCGTCACATTTGATTACATAGGCATGACGTAAACGAACTTCACCATTTGGAACTAAGCGTTTAAAACCTTTTGGCGGTACTTCTTCAAAGTCTTTACGATCAATATAAATCTCAGACGTCAAAGGAATCACTCGATCCCCCATATCAACATTTGGATGACGTGCGTGGCTTAAATCCATATCTTCAGGCAGATTGGTTAATGTCACTTTTAATGGATTCAGGACCGCCATACCGCGTGCTGCGGTGTTTTCAAGTGACTGACGAATACAAAACTCAAGCATTGCCACATCGACGATACCATCAGTTTTAGATACACCGACACGTTTACAGAAATCACGTAAACCTTCAGGCGTAAATCCACGACGGCGCATTCCCACCACTGTAGGCATACGAGGGTCATCCCAACCATTAACATAATTACCTTCAACCAACTTACGCAACTTACGTTTAGAGGTAATGGTATAATCAATATTTAAACGGCTAGACTCATATTGACGAGGCACAGCAGGAGATTTAACTTTTTCAACAACCCAATCGTAAAATGGACGATGATCTTGAAATTCTAATGTACATAATGAATGGGTAATGCCTTCAATTGCGTCAGACAATGGATGTGCATAATCATACATTGGATACATTTTCCATTTATCACCTGTTTGGTGATGCTCAGAATGTAATACACGATATAAAATTGGATCACGCATATGTACGTTTGGCGACGCCATATCAATTTTAGCACGGAGTACAGCTTCACCTTCAGCAAACTCACCATTGTTCATTTTTTCAAAACGCGCAAGGTTGTCTTCAATACTGGTTTCACGATAAGGTGAGTTTTTGCCAGGTTCAACAAAATTACCACGATTCAGTTTAATTTCTTCAGGTGTTTGTAAGTCGACATAGGCATCACCTTGTTTGATCAATTGTATCGCCCATGTATGCAATTGATCAAAATAACTAGATGCATAACGTGGTTGTCCTTCCCATTCAAAACCTAACCATTTCACATCATTGGCAATACCATCTACATACTCTTGCTCTTCAGCATCTGGGTTTGTATCGTCAAAACGGAGGTTACATAAACCATCAAACTCTTGGGCTATACCAAAATTCAAACAAATCGCTTTAACATGACCAATATGCAAGTAACCATTTGGCTCAGGAGGGAAACGTGTTACTACAGTTTTTGTACGTCCTGCTTCTAAATCGTCAGTAATGACTTGACGCACAAAGTCTAAGCCCGCCTGTTGTTCTTGCTGCACAGCATCGACAGGAGTAGTACTGGTTGTCGGGGTCTTCGGCAGTTCTGAAACAACATCATTTGGCTTCATAGTTGATAAATCACTTCTAAAAGTTAAAATAGGATCAATAAAAACGTTTTTCTGAAAATATTAACAAAGAAAATCACGTTTTTGCTTGCTATGTAGTTTACAGTTTGCTTATGCTTCTCTCAACCAAAAACCCATGACATTTTTGTCATGATTAGGAGATTATAGAATGAGTTTTCCTCAAGTCGAATTAAACACCAACAAAGGACGCATTGTTCT
Encoded here:
- a CDS encoding glutamine--tRNA ligase/YqeY domain fusion protein, translating into MKPNDVVSELPKTPTTSTTPVDAVQQEQQAGLDFVRQVITDDLEAGRTKTVVTRFPPEPNGYLHIGHVKAICLNFGIAQEFDGLCNLRFDDTNPDAEEQEYVDGIANDVKWLGFEWEGQPRYASSYFDQLHTWAIQLIKQGDAYVDLQTPEEIKLNRGNFVEPGKNSPYRETSIEDNLARFEKMNNGEFAEGEAVLRAKIDMASPNVHMRDPILYRVLHSEHHQTGDKWKMYPMYDYAHPLSDAIEGITHSLCTLEFQDHRPFYDWVVEKVKSPAVPRQYESSRLNIDYTITSKRKLRKLVEGNYVNGWDDPRMPTVVGMRRRGFTPEGLRDFCKRVGVSKTDGIVDVAMLEFCIRQSLENTAARGMAVLNPLKVTLTNLPEDMDLSHARHPNVDMGDRVIPLTSEIYIDRKDFEEVPPKGFKRLVPNGEVRLRHAYVIKCDEVIKDANGEVVELKCSIDPETLGKNPEGRKVKGVIHWVSASKGIAAEVRVYDRLFTEAAPDVDDDFLKHLNPDSLKVLQAVIEPALAQAQPEDRFQFEREGYFVADQYDHTGEKPVFNRILDLKDSFKPGK
- a CDS encoding phenol hydroxylase subunit, whose translation is MHQTQQDQLTKYIRITGDRHAKFVEFDFAIHDPTLFVELVLPQDAFQHFCEINQVVEMTEEQQAWNDAQEDKWRYGVEPTVLNPAQPHVDQDDHA
- a CDS encoding aromatic/alkene monooxygenase hydroxylase subunit beta, coding for MTLEIKTSNLAPIRQTYAYIERRFGNKPATRYQEVSFDVQATTNFHYRPLWKPDKTLNDKTHTALQMQDWYVFKDPRQFYYGAYVQHRARLQDTAESNYAFFEKRFLVENISEDVKQKIITCLLPFRYVEQTANLHMMSGSAYGYGTVITQACIFAAMDRLGMAQYISRIGLALDGNTGESLQQAKEAWMNDAAWQPLRKLCEQSLTEQDWFKLYVLQNLLIDSCIQSLVYGQFDQYLVENGARDVAMLTEFMQDCLTDLRKWSDPVFKLAIAESEENKALIQGWIAELLPQVQEAFSAWAGLALGDSNIEQAVALITERSKKAGLADI
- a CDS encoding phosphodiester glycosidase family protein, coding for MKILNKAERGVLGVFSLFALSTANVQATTEYIKIEKNQKIIADVVHIQQLDQLQLFLNNAKQQPYNKIKAIAKDLPICQFLSFAMNAGMYHADYSPVGLYIEKSKQFSKLNMQTKGFGNFLMQPNGVLAWNKKRATIQTTQNYAQSAFQAEYATQSGPMLVIDGKINSQFLPRSDSLKIRNGVGIKNNQLYFVISRERINFYDFAQIFKQDLKIDQALYLDGSVSSAYIPQAGRSDHRFNLGPIVGFVEHKNCQ
- a CDS encoding lecithin retinol acyltransferase family protein, with the translated sequence MQTKRFVRYPIGAHLIVKNLGYSHHGIYAGKGRVIHYSGFAHFFKKQPIEITTLDKFARNRKIMIRSYDQPKFKGRHIVRRMRSRMHENNYHLIVNNCEHLCTWAITGIESSPQVVKMMHRLTTIGYVSSIMTYMNGLFITLATTCFALVLYIKMKLRERAKMDLTTYLSLREQHSKK
- a CDS encoding phenol hydroxylase subunit P4, which translates into the protein MPVQAIQDNYQFEALDQQKNYGDNMLLFIGWDHHTLFCSAHAFVVSPQQTLQELIDQQIAGGFSQHPEFAEIDWSTVQFTLNREALNADFSKTLAEQGFDHKSLLRFVTPNLTGYKGSHV
- a CDS encoding aromatic/alkene/methane monooxygenase hydroxylase/oxygenase subunit alpha, which produces MNTDVKNTKTATKTATKKLNAKDRYRMLTRDLDWDFSYADRKDAFPYEEFEGIKITDWSKWEDPFRLTMDSYWKYQAEKEKKLYAIFDAFAQNNGQMNVSNERYLNAIKLFLTAVTPLEYQAYQGYAHVGRQFSGIGARIASQMQSIDELRHVQTQIHAMSHYNKFFDGFQDWSHMHDRVWYLSVPKSFFEDARSAGPFEFLLAISFAFEYVLTNLLFVPFMSGAAYNGDMATVTFGFSAQSDEARHMTLGLEIVKFLLEQHEDNVPIVQEWIDKWFWRGTRLLSIVGMMMDYMLPNKVMSWKEAWETYFEEAGGALFKDLSRYGIRMPKYSEVIEKEKEHVSHQAWWIFYNFGHAAGFHTWIPTDEEMDWLSAKYPDTFDKYYRPKWEMARKLEAEGKRFYSNGLPQLCQICQIPMTFTEMDGDQTMFSYRDSIYKGERYHTCSDGCHDIFEREPEKYIQAWLPVNQILQGNCGGPDLETILRDYYNFNVGADNLDIEGSPDQERWKKWKGA
- a CDS encoding MmoB/DmpM family protein, producing MTSKVYLALQDNDTSRYIIEAIEQDNPDATIQYLPAMIRVESETGLIIRAETVSEKLGQDWDIQELQLNMITLGGNVDEDDDTFTLKWN
- a CDS encoding NADH:ubiquinone reductase (Na(+)-transporting) subunit F, whose translation is MSYQVTIEPIGTTIEVEEDQTILDAALRQGVWLPFACGHGTCGTCKVQVTDGFYDVGEASPFALMDIEREENKVLACCCKPESDMVIEADIDEDEDFLGYLVEDYQAKVIEIKDLSPTIKGIRLQIDRAMQFQAGQYVNIQLPNIEGTRAFSIANSPNEEGVIELHIRKVEGGAATTYVHETLKQGDELNISGPYGQFFVRKSDDRGVIFIAGGSGLSSPQSMILDLLEAGETRNIYLFQGARDVSELYNREIFENLVKEHANFHYIPALNAPKTEDAWTGFTGFVHEAVANHFENKCSGHKAYLCGPPPMIDAAISTLMQSRLFEKDIHTERFLSAADGANGQSRSALFKHI